The following coding sequences are from one Candidatus Ancaeobacter aquaticus window:
- the pgsA gene encoding CDP-diacylglycerol--glycerol-3-phosphate 3-phosphatidyltransferase, translating to MNLPNKLTTLRVVLAFFFMVSLLVDFPFSKCLALFFFSLASFTDMYDGVLARKMKLESDYGKLLDPVADKILVSIAFISFIAMPTTHLAAWIVIIIISRELVVTGLRMLALSKGEVLAADTLGKTKTIFQFSVIILILILLTIREFLSLYSEYWSIAGPVIDMRIAQAAFWLTFFVMLVTVYSGIVYLYDNRKTYLSSM from the coding sequence ATGAATTTACCTAATAAACTGACGACATTACGAGTGGTTTTAGCATTTTTCTTTATGGTTTCCTTATTGGTTGATTTTCCCTTTTCTAAATGTTTGGCCTTATTCTTTTTTAGCCTCGCGAGTTTTACCGATATGTATGATGGTGTTTTAGCTCGTAAAATGAAATTGGAAAGCGATTATGGAAAGCTTTTAGATCCTGTTGCAGACAAGATCCTGGTATCTATCGCTTTTATTTCATTTATTGCAATGCCTACAACACATCTTGCGGCATGGATCGTTATCATAATAATTAGTCGTGAACTCGTTGTTACGGGGTTAAGAATGCTGGCGCTTTCAAAGGGAGAGGTATTGGCTGCAGACACATTGGGGAAAACTAAAACAATATTTCAGTTTTCGGTCATTATCCTTATTTTGATTCTACTTACTATTAGAGAGTTTTTATCGCTCTATTCGGAATATTGGAGCATAGCTGGTCCGGTAATAGATATGAGAATAGCCCAAGCTGCATTTTGGTTAACATTTTTCGTGATGCTTGTTACGGTATATTCCGGCATAGTCTATTTATATGATAATCGTAAAACGTATTTAAGTTCTATGTAG
- a CDS encoding phosphatidylglycerophosphatase A yields MKKYKDICIKVVASFFFLGYSPIASGTVGTLGGVLIVYYLRDYPLSYTIFTFSLIMLGMYVSNEAEHIYREKDSHKIVIDEVIGYLVAMMWLPHYSVIIMIIGFFVNRVFDILKPYPIRKLEQLPGGVGVVMDDVLAGVYTNIVLRIIMLLTVV; encoded by the coding sequence ATGAAAAAATATAAAGATATATGCATTAAAGTTGTTGCCAGTTTCTTCTTCCTTGGGTATTCACCAATCGCGTCTGGGACAGTCGGAACACTTGGCGGTGTTCTCATAGTTTATTATTTACGCGATTATCCACTCAGCTACACCATATTTACCTTTTCCTTGATCATGCTTGGAATGTATGTTTCTAACGAGGCAGAGCATATATATAGAGAAAAAGATTCTCATAAGATCGTTATTGATGAGGTTATTGGGTATCTTGTAGCAATGATGTGGCTACCTCATTACAGTGTCATAATAATGATAATCGGGTTCTTTGTGAATAGGGTATTTGATATCCTGAAACCGTACCCAATAAGAAAGCTTGAACAGCTGCCAGGTGGAGTGGGTGTGGTTATGGATGACGTTCTTGCAGGTGTCTATACGAATATTGTGCTCAGAATTATTATGCTATTGACAGTCGTATAG
- a CDS encoding LptE family protein, giving the protein MKKRFSLYAICFLCVMSIVGCGYQLGSIKVGDKDNLHIPIFKNNTNTYGIEGLVTEAVINRLLVDGSYKIVGKDQADYILDGEIIEYRRDANVFDRADVPGEFRITITARLTLKDAKTGKVIWTASDAYGEANYARGAYQLESERASWPAVTEDLARDITEKISDGGW; this is encoded by the coding sequence ATGAAAAAAAGATTTTCACTCTATGCAATATGTTTTTTATGTGTGATGAGCATTGTTGGCTGTGGTTATCAGCTTGGATCAATCAAGGTTGGAGATAAAGATAATCTCCATATACCTATATTTAAAAATAATACCAATACATATGGTATCGAAGGGTTAGTTACTGAAGCAGTTATAAACAGGTTATTGGTGGATGGCAGCTATAAGATCGTCGGTAAAGATCAGGCTGACTATATATTAGATGGTGAAATCATTGAATACAGGCGTGATGCGAATGTGTTTGATAGAGCTGATGTGCCGGGAGAATTCAGGATAACGATTACTGCTCGGCTGACTTTGAAGGATGCTAAGACAGGAAAGGTTATATGGACTGCTAGTGATGCATATGGAGAAGCAAATTATGCTCGTGGGGCATACCAACTTGAGTCTGAAAGAGCTTCCTGGCCCGCTGTTACAGAAGATTTAGCGCGAGATATCACAGAAAAAATTTCTGATGGTGGTTGGTGA
- the holA gene encoding DNA polymerase III subunit delta, which produces MDAVGLKKQVKAQTISSLYVLSGPETLLKNDAFLYLKKHVVTDDLSYEKYNGKETKFSTIVDNASMMPFFGEKKLIYVEEADSILKEVDDLIAYLKEPSPYACIVLCVKNVDKRTKICKELEKKNILIVCNTLYPNQAKEWLSGYVKKNDRYMDSDALDLLLDNVGMMLEDLVSEVDKIMIYAGERKKIVRSDVEALGVSMKTEDVFELTNAIGNKDKKNAIRILIKLLDEGKQAPEIIGLLRWQLVRLFGAGEMMDSGCNQKEIASHYRVHPRYAGGFIENTKQYKKSNKVTQFEALLHADMSFKSGLSDERGALMSLMLSLCR; this is translated from the coding sequence ATGGATGCAGTAGGACTTAAAAAGCAAGTTAAAGCACAGACCATTTCGTCACTCTACGTCCTTTCCGGCCCAGAGACACTTCTCAAGAATGATGCGTTTCTATACCTAAAAAAGCATGTAGTTACCGATGATTTATCTTATGAAAAATATAATGGTAAAGAAACGAAATTTTCAACTATCGTTGACAATGCATCTATGATGCCATTTTTTGGCGAGAAGAAACTTATCTATGTAGAAGAAGCCGATTCAATATTGAAAGAAGTTGATGATCTCATAGCATATCTCAAAGAACCATCTCCGTACGCCTGTATAGTGTTGTGTGTTAAAAACGTTGATAAAAGAACAAAAATATGTAAAGAGCTTGAAAAGAAAAACATTCTTATTGTCTGTAATACACTGTATCCCAATCAGGCGAAAGAATGGTTGTCAGGGTATGTGAAAAAAAATGACCGCTATATGGATAGTGATGCCCTTGATCTTTTACTAGACAACGTAGGTATGATGCTCGAAGATTTAGTGTCTGAAGTAGATAAGATAATGATTTATGCAGGAGAAAGAAAGAAAATAGTCAGATCTGATGTGGAGGCGCTTGGTGTTTCAATGAAAACGGAAGATGTTTTTGAGCTTACCAATGCGATAGGGAACAAAGATAAGAAAAATGCGATACGGATCTTGATAAAATTGTTAGACGAAGGTAAACAGGCGCCTGAAATAATTGGCCTATTACGGTGGCAACTTGTGAGGTTGTTTGGTGCCGGTGAGATGATGGATTCTGGATGTAATCAGAAGGAAATCGCCTCACATTATCGTGTTCATCCCAGGTATGCCGGCGGATTTATTGAGAACACGAAACAATACAAGAAATCTAATAAGGTTACTCAATTTGAAGCGTTGTTACATGCGGATATGTCGTTTAAAAGTGGTTTAAGCGATGAACGTGGGGCGCTCATGTCTTTGATGTTATCATTGTGTAGATAA
- the bamD gene encoding outer membrane protein assembly factor BamD produces MKLRYVILACFIVISSGSDLYARDWLWTPESGKWISERDIEKRSARVRYEKARQLEEEGSIKQALREYARLVKLYPTSVYSPEAQYIIGLYKEADSSYYKAFKEYEKVINNYPSYKRFLEIIEREYALGNLFLSGEKAKVMGIKMLPAMDKSVEIFDHIVRKAPYSSFAPRAQFNIGEAYRKIKRYSEAIPAYNKVVVNYPESKLVMMSEYYIGICGYERSLDAKYDQTGTNISITSMKRFLKKFSRSKKAGAVRKNLDLLLERKAKKSFEVAKYYERDKCEEGAIIYYQDVINDYPGTKLAQEAENRIDHIIANPIGTGGKKSFLASIPFIKKLVQKPEEEYEERALEKDPFKKKQAAQKKKFWEFWKKSEKAVAVEQKEDAKKVKPVAVAKGKKQFWEFWKKSDAAASKDVEPVVVAKKKKQQKKQFWEIWKKTPPAETEKEEEVPNVGITGRDGALTMRELGASEEEDQISQEPTQTMTSYEDSGYLLPKKAGTEIAQASVDSEESEYIPSDEEIEAELMSNEPIRSEDFDESSIPAKDTAVSLQEEFDEVVVEKDDIPSVVKDAAQKISDGESISVEDVLEARDARTGASPASRISKVDDSIAPLMSDDYEEEVDEAAFDEEVPAEIPIEFDLAQISDLKLVESDKGKKMVFATNKAIDFVSYRLENPTRLMIAMKSPTYSSLDSVITVDAAGVKTVRSHYRTKEEGHVGWQVNAIVLDFDDNIKYKVSSNENAITIELKQ; encoded by the coding sequence ATGAAATTAAGATATGTTATTTTGGCTTGTTTTATAGTAATCAGTAGCGGGAGCGATCTTTATGCCCGCGATTGGTTATGGACCCCTGAAAGCGGTAAATGGATAAGTGAAAGAGATATTGAGAAACGTTCCGCACGTGTTCGGTATGAGAAGGCTCGTCAGCTTGAAGAAGAGGGGAGTATTAAGCAAGCACTCCGTGAATATGCTAGACTTGTTAAACTCTATCCAACATCAGTCTATTCTCCTGAAGCGCAATACATTATAGGTCTCTATAAAGAGGCTGACAGTAGTTATTATAAGGCGTTTAAAGAATACGAAAAAGTGATAAATAATTATCCTTCCTATAAAAGATTTTTGGAGATCATTGAGCGTGAATATGCTCTGGGAAATCTATTTCTTTCGGGAGAAAAAGCAAAAGTAATGGGTATAAAGATGCTTCCTGCTATGGATAAATCAGTTGAGATATTCGATCATATTGTCCGTAAAGCACCATATAGTTCTTTTGCTCCGCGAGCGCAGTTTAATATTGGTGAGGCGTACAGAAAAATTAAACGTTATTCAGAAGCCATTCCTGCATATAATAAAGTCGTGGTAAATTATCCTGAGTCGAAGCTCGTAATGATGTCAGAGTATTATATCGGTATATGCGGGTATGAGAGGTCTTTGGATGCTAAATATGATCAAACGGGTACGAATATTTCGATCACTTCGATGAAAAGATTTTTAAAGAAATTCTCGCGCAGTAAAAAAGCGGGTGCTGTACGGAAAAACTTAGATTTGCTTTTGGAGAGAAAAGCGAAAAAATCATTTGAAGTCGCTAAATATTATGAAAGAGATAAGTGTGAAGAAGGTGCAATTATTTATTACCAAGATGTGATCAATGATTACCCGGGCACAAAACTCGCACAAGAGGCAGAAAACCGTATTGATCATATAATAGCCAATCCAATAGGAACAGGTGGGAAGAAAAGCTTTCTTGCGTCTATCCCATTTATAAAGAAACTTGTACAAAAACCAGAAGAAGAATATGAAGAAAGAGCCTTGGAAAAAGATCCTTTCAAGAAAAAACAAGCGGCTCAAAAAAAGAAGTTCTGGGAATTCTGGAAAAAATCCGAAAAAGCTGTTGCCGTAGAGCAAAAAGAGGATGCGAAAAAGGTTAAACCTGTTGCAGTGGCTAAAGGGAAGAAACAGTTCTGGGAGTTTTGGAAAAAATCCGATGCGGCAGCTTCGAAAGATGTAGAACCGGTTGTTGTTGCAAAGAAAAAGAAACAACAGAAAAAACAATTTTGGGAAATCTGGAAAAAGACACCTCCAGCCGAGACTGAAAAAGAAGAAGAGGTTCCAAATGTAGGGATAACAGGTCGTGACGGAGCGTTAACGATGCGGGAACTGGGAGCTTCTGAAGAAGAAGACCAAATATCACAAGAGCCGACCCAAACGATGACTTCATATGAAGATTCAGGCTATTTGCTACCTAAAAAAGCAGGGACGGAAATTGCTCAGGCATCTGTTGATTCAGAAGAATCTGAGTATATCCCTAGTGATGAGGAAATTGAAGCGGAACTGATGAGCAATGAACCTATTAGATCTGAAGATTTTGATGAATCCTCTATACCAGCTAAAGATACTGCTGTTTCTCTGCAGGAAGAATTTGATGAAGTTGTAGTCGAAAAAGATGATATACCGAGTGTGGTCAAAGATGCCGCACAGAAGATTTCCGATGGTGAATCTATTTCCGTAGAGGATGTTCTGGAAGCGAGAGATGCTCGTACGGGTGCCTCTCCGGCATCACGTATATCTAAAGTTGATGATAGTATTGCACCTCTGATGTCAGATGATTATGAAGAAGAAGTTGATGAAGCGGCATTTGATGAAGAAGTACCTGCCGAAATACCGATAGAGTTTGATCTTGCTCAAATATCAGACTTGAAATTAGTTGAATCTGATAAGGGTAAAAAGATGGTATTTGCAACAAACAAAGCGATTGATTTTGTCTCTTATCGTCTTGAAAATCCTACTCGTTTGATGATAGCAATGAAATCACCGACATATTCAAGTCTTGATAGTGTTATTACCGTAGATGCGGCAGGCGTTAAAACTGTTAGAAGTCATTATCGGACAAAAGAAGAAGGACATGTCGGCTGGCAGGTAAATGCAATTGTTCTTGATTTTGACGATAATATTAAGTACAAAGTTTCAAGCAATGAGAATGCAATAACGATTGAGTTAAAACAATGA
- the rpsT gene encoding 30S ribosomal protein S20, producing the protein MPQQKSALKRLRQSKIRHVRNTAVKSSLKTIVNTFLGLIEDNKIEEAQAYLPKITSAFDKASKKGVIHDNTAARKKSRVVKKLNKAVKK; encoded by the coding sequence ATGCCACAGCAGAAATCAGCATTAAAACGATTACGGCAATCAAAAATACGTCACGTACGAAACACAGCAGTGAAGAGCTCGCTCAAAACTATTGTTAATACATTCTTAGGCCTTATCGAGGATAACAAGATTGAGGAAGCACAAGCCTATTTGCCAAAAATTACAAGTGCATTTGATAAGGCATCGAAAAAAGGAGTTATTCACGATAATACTGCGGCTCGTAAAAAATCAAGAGTAGTGAAAAAACTCAACAAAGCGGTTAAAAAGTAG